From Staphylothermus hellenicus DSM 12710, a single genomic window includes:
- the speB gene encoding agmatinase — MTTWKHLLEETCAFACVRDENSKYIVVGIPLDSTTTYKPGTRMAPNKIREVSCNIEYYSLLENLSLERIGFNDLGNIVMAPGFLRENIDRIKNVVRGIREEYPSKTYVFLGGEHLITYPIIHELANTIDTLIIFDAHLDLRDDYLGSKLNHATHLRRILEETDIPIIHFGARAISEEELGFVQKQSNITLFSPLNLDDYQQIIDDNLGNIYISIDIDAIDPAYAPGTSNPEALGLHPIDLLRIIRNIARNARQVIGFDIVEVNPLVDINDITSILASKIVFEIIGMIEKKDLL, encoded by the coding sequence TTGACTACGTGGAAGCATTTACTAGAGGAAACCTGCGCATTTGCATGTGTAAGAGATGAGAATTCAAAATATATAGTTGTAGGAATACCCCTAGACTCGACAACAACCTATAAGCCAGGAACTAGAATGGCTCCTAATAAGATAAGAGAAGTATCTTGCAATATTGAATATTACTCGCTACTTGAAAACCTTAGTCTTGAAAGAATAGGCTTTAATGATCTAGGAAACATTGTTATGGCTCCAGGGTTTTTACGAGAAAATATTGATCGAATAAAGAATGTGGTTAGGGGAATTAGAGAAGAATATCCTAGTAAAACATATGTTTTCCTAGGGGGAGAACACCTAATTACATACCCGATTATACATGAGCTAGCCAATACTATTGATACATTAATAATTTTTGATGCACACCTAGATCTGAGAGATGACTATTTAGGTTCAAAGCTTAATCATGCAACTCATCTTCGCAGAATACTTGAGGAGACAGATATTCCTATAATTCATTTTGGTGCCAGAGCAATTAGTGAAGAAGAACTAGGATTTGTTCAGAAACAATCTAATATAACATTGTTTTCTCCACTGAACCTCGATGATTACCAACAAATAATAGATGATAATCTAGGAAACATATATATCAGCATAGACATAGATGCAATAGATCCAGCCTATGCTCCTGGAACATCTAATCCTGAAGCTTTAGGTCTGCACCCCATCGATCTCTTAAGAATAATAAGGAATATAGCTAGGAATGCAAGACAAGTTATTGGATTCGATATTGTAGAAGTTAATCCACTAGTCGACATTAATGATATTACAAGTATATTAGCATCTAAGATAGTGTTTGAAATAATAGGTATGATTGAGAAGAAGGATTTGCTTTAA
- the glyS gene encoding glycine--tRNA ligase codes for MANKQVDKYQILLDLGKRRGLFWLSYEIYGGVAGFYDFGPSGVLIKRNIINEWLNQLVYNTGLVLEIETPIITPRIVLKASGHEDHFTDPITECTRCGRVFRADHLIEEALGIRAEGLSMDELWKLIKEHNIRCPECGGELTKPKPALLLFKTEIGPYKGSPAYLRPETAQGMFASFKHVLNIARNKLPLGIAQIGRVGRNEISPRQGLLRLREFTIMELEFFFDPEKALEETMTYMTDEIRNENINIITAEDKLKGEEKTRKYTAIELIENKIVKNPWMAYWMALGNIFLRKLGIPPEKIRFDEKLPEEKAHYSEQTFDQEVYTEKYGWVEVAGYSYRTTYDLSRHIEYSKADLTYFKKYSKPVKKKIIKVVPNPKKIREIVGEDIGVIMKKLSEIPAEKILENLNKNNYVEINNYKLGRECFIISEKEETIHGEKIIPHVVEPSFGLERIFYVVLENSINIARDGRIVLKLPPRIAPYKVAVFPLVTGNKPKHKKMVSIARQIYRALLENNILAYYDEEGSIGRRYARADEIGIPYAITVDYQTLEDKTVTLRDRDSREQIRLHIQEIYDKLLSLLGEKKEFNIEF; via the coding sequence TTGGCGAATAAACAGGTTGATAAGTATCAAATACTTTTAGATCTGGGTAAGAGACGGGGTTTATTCTGGTTATCCTATGAAATATATGGTGGAGTAGCAGGATTCTATGATTTCGGTCCCAGTGGAGTATTGATTAAGAGAAATATTATCAATGAATGGCTTAACCAACTTGTTTACAATACAGGACTTGTTCTAGAAATTGAAACCCCAATAATTACTCCTAGAATAGTGTTGAAAGCCAGCGGCCACGAAGATCACTTCACAGATCCCATTACAGAATGCACTAGATGCGGAAGAGTTTTCAGAGCAGATCATCTTATCGAGGAAGCTCTGGGAATTAGAGCAGAAGGATTATCCATGGATGAATTATGGAAACTCATCAAAGAACACAATATTAGATGCCCGGAATGCGGAGGAGAACTAACCAAGCCTAAACCAGCACTTCTATTGTTCAAAACCGAGATAGGCCCATATAAGGGGAGCCCCGCATATCTCAGGCCGGAAACCGCGCAAGGAATGTTTGCATCGTTTAAACACGTATTAAATATTGCACGAAATAAATTACCGCTTGGAATAGCTCAAATAGGTAGAGTCGGTAGAAACGAGATTTCCCCGCGCCAAGGCCTACTACGGCTCAGAGAATTCACAATTATGGAGCTAGAATTCTTCTTTGATCCAGAGAAAGCCCTTGAAGAAACAATGACATACATGACGGATGAGATAAGAAATGAAAATATAAACATTATCACCGCCGAGGACAAGTTGAAGGGGGAGGAAAAAACCAGAAAATACACTGCTATCGAATTAATTGAAAATAAAATAGTCAAGAATCCATGGATGGCTTATTGGATGGCGCTAGGAAACATCTTCTTAAGAAAACTGGGAATCCCGCCTGAAAAAATACGTTTTGACGAGAAATTACCAGAGGAAAAAGCTCATTATTCAGAGCAAACATTCGACCAAGAAGTATACACTGAAAAATATGGCTGGGTAGAAGTAGCAGGGTATAGTTATAGAACAACATATGATCTAAGCAGGCACATTGAATATTCAAAAGCTGACCTCACATATTTCAAGAAATACAGTAAACCAGTAAAGAAAAAAATTATCAAAGTAGTTCCCAACCCTAAGAAAATAAGAGAAATCGTAGGAGAAGATATTGGGGTAATCATGAAAAAACTCAGTGAAATACCCGCTGAAAAAATACTGGAAAACCTTAATAAGAATAACTATGTAGAAATCAACAATTATAAACTGGGCCGCGAATGCTTCATAATAAGTGAGAAAGAAGAAACTATTCATGGAGAAAAAATAATACCCCACGTTGTAGAGCCCTCGTTCGGTTTAGAGAGAATATTCTATGTTGTCTTAGAAAACTCTATAAATATTGCTAGGGATGGAAGAATAGTTCTCAAACTACCTCCGAGAATAGCTCCATATAAAGTAGCTGTTTTCCCACTAGTCACAGGTAATAAGCCCAAACATAAAAAGATGGTTTCAATAGCCAGACAAATATATAGGGCCCTATTAGAGAACAACATACTAGCCTACTATGATGAAGAAGGAAGTATCGGTAGAAGATATGCGAGAGCCGATGAAATAGGTATACCATACGCTATAACAGTTGATTACCAAACATTAGAGGATAAAACAGTTACACTGAGAGATAGGGATTCAAGGGAACAGATAAGGCTACATATTCAAGAAATATACGATAAACTATTAAGCCTGCTTGGAGAGAAAAAAGAGTTTAACATAGAGTTTTAA
- a CDS encoding B12-binding domain-containing radical SAM protein, giving the protein MSILVIDALARASGSRYSTFDVVGAGPRVVAGIIKNAGFKTDLKAYELVINKPEILRKYKAIMISAMSSDKGALSRLLSLVEKINYKGYIIVGGPISFEYKELLRNNPRINYVLIGEAEIPLPKLLDKILTGKNVGGVPAIAFRDESGEIKATSPHLYTPAEIISRNKPWIEIEKSYPDHKIYRYYVEVVRGCSNYFRPVISGVNGLNCIKCFICRKGDLEKRMYCPANIPPGCGFCSVPYMFGPARSRSIDSIVEEIRELIIHGAKRIVLSAPDFLDYGRDLLVKPKPLTDPCYPEPNIEMIEALLSSIFEIEEVRNRNTRIFIENIKACLVNEDVARILGKYLSGTTIHIGLETGDTKYNSLVLGKPISVEHVYKAVKLLKAYGLRPYVYLMYGLPLANEKVYRKTLKTINKLSSLGVEKITLYKFVPLPGTAFQDLKPDIKRHSRIINLIKKKVEKHNLMSKKSLIGRKIHVLLLYNNGKYYGYPINHGPTVFVKGLTSPRFSGCEALVEIYDVAPRFVWGKFIRILAC; this is encoded by the coding sequence ATGAGTATTCTAGTAATCGATGCACTAGCTAGGGCTAGTGGTAGCAGGTATAGTACATTCGACGTAGTCGGTGCTGGTCCCAGAGTAGTAGCTGGTATTATAAAGAATGCTGGGTTTAAAACTGATCTAAAAGCTTATGAACTAGTTATTAACAAGCCTGAGATACTAAGAAAATATAAGGCAATAATGATCTCGGCGATGTCGAGCGATAAGGGAGCGTTATCTAGGCTGCTTAGTTTAGTGGAGAAAATTAATTATAAAGGCTATATAATAGTGGGTGGCCCAATAAGTTTTGAATACAAGGAATTATTAAGGAACAATCCGAGAATAAACTATGTATTAATAGGTGAAGCCGAGATACCTTTGCCTAAGCTCCTCGACAAAATCCTTACCGGAAAAAACGTCGGCGGTGTACCTGCAATAGCATTTAGAGATGAAAGTGGAGAAATTAAAGCCACCTCACCACACCTATATACACCTGCAGAAATAATATCCAGAAATAAGCCATGGATAGAAATAGAAAAGTCCTATCCTGATCATAAAATATATAGGTATTACGTCGAAGTAGTGCGTGGATGCAGCAATTACTTTAGACCAGTTATTAGCGGGGTCAACGGATTAAACTGTATAAAATGCTTTATATGTAGAAAAGGGGATCTTGAAAAAAGAATGTATTGCCCAGCAAATATTCCTCCCGGATGCGGATTCTGCAGTGTACCCTACATGTTCGGACCAGCTCGTAGTAGAAGCATTGATAGTATAGTTGAGGAGATCAGAGAACTAATAATACATGGTGCTAAGAGAATTGTTCTAAGCGCTCCTGACTTCTTAGATTATGGTAGAGACTTACTAGTTAAACCTAAACCATTAACTGATCCCTGTTATCCGGAACCAAATATAGAAATGATCGAAGCACTTCTATCTAGTATTTTCGAAATAGAAGAGGTGAGAAATAGAAATACAAGAATATTTATTGAAAACATAAAAGCGTGTCTAGTCAATGAAGATGTAGCTAGAATTCTTGGAAAATACTTGTCTGGTACAACTATACATATAGGTTTAGAAACAGGTGATACAAAATATAATTCCCTAGTTCTCGGAAAACCTATAAGTGTTGAACATGTCTATAAAGCGGTAAAGTTGTTGAAAGCCTATGGTTTAAGACCTTATGTGTATCTAATGTATGGATTACCATTAGCTAATGAGAAAGTTTATAGAAAAACTCTCAAAACAATAAATAAGTTATCTAGCTTAGGCGTGGAGAAAATTACTCTCTACAAGTTTGTCCCATTGCCTGGAACTGCATTCCAGGATCTAAAACCAGATATTAAACGACATAGTAGAATAATCAATTTGATCAAGAAGAAAGTTGAAAAACATAATTTAATGTCGAAGAAGAGCTTGATTGGGAGAAAAATACATGTACTACTGCTCTACAATAATGGCAAATATTATGGTTACCCAATTAATCATGGTCCCACAGTTTTTGTAAAAGGGTTGACGAGTCCTAGATTTTCTGGGTGCGAAGCATTAGTTGAAATATACGATGTAGCCCCTAGATTTGTATGGGGGAAATTTATTAGAATACTTGCTTGTTAA
- a CDS encoding DUF47 domain-containing protein translates to MAEYGQDTLAEIHVYENMVNLLNQADDVIKAFTDVLSNLLSDQEFDKLYNKIQAPKIRVEENRLMLMEYLIRLGETLPNRQNYISIALGIDRLVQLLDGASYRLTLLRMKGYRIDQNIYDQLKELASTVIAQYHELNEGLNKLKTDPKKTIMHVREISRLENKADELYRNLTFTIYTKYENKIVPLMVLKDAIDFLENAADLLKALGEELRFLALHRILIT, encoded by the coding sequence ATGGCTGAATACGGGCAGGATACATTAGCAGAGATACATGTGTATGAAAACATGGTTAATCTGCTTAACCAAGCAGATGATGTTATTAAGGCATTTACAGATGTTTTATCGAATCTTTTATCGGATCAAGAGTTCGACAAGTTATATAATAAGATACAAGCACCAAAGATACGGGTCGAGGAAAATAGGCTTATGTTAATGGAGTATCTTATAAGACTTGGAGAAACACTGCCTAATAGACAAAACTATATATCTATTGCTCTCGGAATAGATAGACTTGTCCAGCTATTAGATGGCGCATCATATAGATTAACCCTTTTAAGAATGAAGGGATACAGAATAGATCAGAACATCTATGATCAGCTGAAAGAACTAGCATCCACTGTCATAGCACAATATCATGAATTAAATGAGGGGTTAAACAAGCTTAAAACCGATCCTAAGAAAACCATAATGCATGTAAGAGAAATATCCCGTTTAGAAAATAAGGCAGACGAACTATATAGAAACCTAACTTTCACTATATACACTAAATATGAGAACAAAATTGTACCGTTAATGGTATTAAAAGATGCTATTGATTTTCTAGAAAACGCTGCCGATTTATTAAAGGCCTTAGGTGAAGAGCTACGATTTCTAGCACTGCACAGAATACTGATAACATAG
- the endA gene encoding tRNA-intron lyase, translating into MKTETCKGYLLYNRVIVPEYDCANKIYWNGYYGSFLGIQKPRNKNIQAPLELSIIEALYLFEKKTLDIYMGNKKVEENELYTIGNKYIERFKELYIVYKDLRERGFIVRRGLKFGCDYLIYRFGPGIDHAPFGVEVFLSSEKYDPIDIVRIGRLLHSVRKKLIIAIVSGEQIKYVLLSWWKP; encoded by the coding sequence ATCAAGACGGAGACCTGTAAAGGCTATCTCCTCTATAACCGTGTAATTGTTCCCGAATATGATTGTGCAAATAAAATATATTGGAACGGCTATTATGGTTCATTCCTAGGAATACAAAAACCTAGAAATAAAAATATTCAAGCACCACTAGAATTATCCATTATTGAAGCACTATATTTGTTCGAGAAAAAAACCCTAGACATCTACATGGGAAATAAAAAAGTAGAAGAGAACGAGCTATATACTATAGGAAACAAGTATATTGAAAGATTTAAGGAGCTCTACATTGTTTATAAAGATCTAAGAGAACGTGGATTTATTGTAAGACGAGGACTAAAATTTGGCTGTGATTACCTGATCTACAGGTTTGGTCCAGGAATAGATCATGCCCCATTTGGTGTCGAAGTATTTTTATCAAGCGAAAAATATGATCCAATAGACATTGTTAGAATAGGCCGCCTATTACATTCTGTGAGGAAAAAACTGATAATAGCAATAGTTAGTGGTGAACAAATAAAGTATGTATTATTATCTTGGTGGAAACCATGA
- a CDS encoding UbiX family flavin prenyltransferase produces the protein MKRIIVGITGASGIRYAVKLLDMCPLMKRKYDEVNVIVTNNAKLVARIEEGIDDIIEHLRKNNCIEKIYGEKDWFSPLSSSSNLAYSDMVIIPASMNTVAKLATSIQDNLLLRTAASIMRLHRKLVIVLRETPLSTMDLKNLYILSMGGAIILPASPAFYSKPKTLDDIVLFIVGKVLDSLGVPHNLYCRWMSC, from the coding sequence TTGAAAAGAATTATAGTTGGAATAACTGGTGCTAGCGGTATCAGATATGCTGTCAAATTACTAGATATGTGTCCGCTTATGAAAAGAAAATATGACGAAGTAAATGTTATAGTAACTAATAACGCCAAACTAGTGGCTAGAATAGAGGAAGGTATAGATGATATTATTGAGCATTTAAGAAAAAATAATTGTATAGAAAAGATTTATGGAGAAAAAGACTGGTTCTCACCATTATCAAGTAGTAGCAACTTAGCCTATTCGGATATGGTAATAATTCCTGCTTCAATGAATACTGTCGCTAAACTAGCTACTAGTATTCAGGATAACTTGTTATTGAGAACAGCTGCTTCGATAATGAGGCTGCACAGAAAATTAGTTATTGTTCTCCGGGAAACTCCCCTATCAACTATGGATTTGAAGAACCTATACATATTATCTATGGGTGGAGCAATAATTTTGCCTGCTAGCCCCGCATTCTATTCTAAGCCAAAAACATTAGATGATATAGTATTGTTTATTGTTGGAAAAGTATTGGATTCCTTAGGAGTTCCTCATAATTTATACTGTAGATGGATGTCGTGTTAG
- a CDS encoding KaiC domain-containing protein has translation MGKPSIERLPTGIKGLDEILRGGIPQGFVVAVVGEPGTGKTVFCIHFIGKGLETGDKGIYVTTEESRESIIRQAAMFNIDLRKHVDEGNLVIIDALMEERGDPWSLRELDIEELLSKIIEAKKYLGYGHARLVIDSMSAFWLDKPAMARKYSYIIKRRLARWNMTIILTSQYAVTTSLGFGFGVEHVADGIIRFRKSILGGELKRFLVVEKMRQTDHDKRVFLIDIVDGKGLVVLGPYNISRGEVSLPFSVLAKILSAELKKEAELTSGELEGSDLENNV, from the coding sequence TTGGGCAAACCAAGTATTGAGAGACTCCCTACAGGTATTAAAGGACTAGATGAGATTTTACGTGGAGGTATTCCGCAGGGTTTTGTTGTAGCAGTTGTGGGGGAGCCTGGAACAGGGAAAACTGTGTTCTGTATACATTTTATCGGTAAAGGCTTAGAAACGGGTGATAAGGGAATATATGTAACAACTGAAGAGAGCCGTGAAAGCATTATTAGGCAAGCAGCTATGTTCAACATAGATCTTAGAAAACACGTTGATGAAGGAAATCTAGTTATAATTGATGCTTTAATGGAGGAAAGAGGCGATCCATGGAGTCTTAGAGAGTTAGATATAGAAGAATTATTATCTAAGATCATTGAGGCCAAGAAATATCTAGGTTATGGTCACGCTAGACTAGTAATTGATTCCATGAGTGCATTCTGGCTGGATAAACCAGCAATGGCTAGAAAATACAGCTATATTATTAAAAGAAGACTTGCTAGATGGAACATGACTATTATCTTAACAAGTCAATATGCTGTCACGACAAGCCTAGGTTTTGGTTTTGGTGTTGAACACGTAGCAGATGGAATTATTAGATTTAGGAAATCTATTCTTGGAGGAGAACTTAAACGATTCCTAGTAGTTGAGAAAATGAGGCAAACAGATCATGATAAAAGAGTTTTTCTAATAGATATAGTGGATGGGAAAGGACTAGTTGTTTTAGGACCCTACAATATTAGTCGGGGCGAAGTATCTCTACCATTCAGTGTTCTAGCAAAAATATTATCAGCTGAGCTGAAAAAAGAAGCTGAACTAACAAGTGGGGAACTAGAAGGTTCTGATTTAGAAAATAATGTTTAA
- a CDS encoding tRNA(Met) cytidine acetyltransferase TmcA, translating to MRIESGEDYTIPSSFKRFLRLYGKIIKDIVQGRFRTLMTISGSDPVFMGLLAAKAIQYYERQRHRYDKKKYSGLYVYHDEFDDAVLLKEVFSRNLNVKYTEFQYAVYERSERYLGSTFSFLIMDLTKDLKPNDLGRLIGIVEGGGLVILLTPPWDQWDTYMTIFKRNITVPQFPEPRHIFIKWVKSKLLKHDSIGIYDADNKRIIKKIELKREIKLSRKKIEIPQDTLFPKQVYEFALTNDQVKVIKLMEQLYEKPRKGKKKVIVITADRGRGKSCAVGIGSVGLIHVLRKVKPKPRILVTAPSPSNVQSLMMLARRVLDALGYKYEVIKREGNVIELRGEKFSIEYWEPINIPRIRGDIVIVDEAAGIHVPMLHKIWMSRNRLVFSTTIHGYEGAGRGFSVRFLSKIRSDKNTQLVEYEMTEPIRYSINDPIEEWQFKTLLLDAEPAELTSDDIKDIEEKNLVYVEYDPKYLFSEKGEEELRQLFGIYVLAHYRNEPDDLGMIADAPHHIVRAVKTRSGKIVCALQIAYEGRIDRDTANELLKGGRIPGNIIPDRFLKHLRYKGFAELLGWRVVRIATHPQVQGRGIGSWALSKLSEEAISKGLDWVAAGFGVNYELLRFWLKNGFYPLHISPDRNPVSGEYTLLVIKPLSKRTWEYVSRANKEFRLKLLDSLPIVYRDMETSVAMQLLNYGDPLLNDIPDNLFSPVQIDRLWIYCIGPMTFEAAADIMHRLAKLHWLLPKDKRAELSRIKEAILVGKALQGKSWDELKSELRLHLKELHKFARDIACKYFRALTRKDPEIHEPGVERLDYDLNIIF from the coding sequence TTGCGGATAGAAAGCGGCGAAGACTATACTATACCATCTTCTTTTAAACGATTTCTTAGACTGTATGGTAAGATAATAAAAGATATAGTTCAAGGAAGATTTAGAACGCTAATGACAATATCGGGTAGCGACCCTGTATTTATGGGTTTACTAGCTGCAAAAGCTATACAATACTATGAGAGACAAAGACATCGTTATGATAAGAAAAAATATTCCGGGCTATATGTTTATCATGACGAATTTGATGATGCAGTTCTATTAAAAGAAGTTTTTAGTAGAAATCTCAATGTTAAATATACTGAGTTCCAATATGCAGTCTATGAACGTAGTGAGCGATATCTTGGATCAACATTTTCATTTCTAATCATGGACTTAACTAAAGATCTTAAACCTAATGATCTTGGTCGATTAATAGGCATAGTAGAAGGCGGCGGATTAGTTATTCTACTAACCCCTCCATGGGATCAATGGGATACCTATATGACTATATTCAAACGAAACATAACTGTTCCACAATTTCCAGAGCCAAGACACATATTTATAAAATGGGTTAAATCAAAGCTTTTGAAACATGATTCTATAGGCATATATGATGCAGACAACAAGCGCATTATCAAGAAAATAGAGTTAAAAAGAGAAATAAAATTGTCTAGGAAAAAAATAGAGATACCACAGGATACTCTTTTCCCTAAACAAGTCTATGAATTTGCATTAACAAATGATCAAGTCAAAGTAATAAAGTTGATGGAGCAATTATATGAGAAACCACGTAAGGGCAAGAAAAAAGTCATAGTTATAACAGCGGATCGTGGTAGAGGAAAATCGTGTGCTGTAGGAATTGGTTCTGTAGGATTAATACATGTTCTGAGAAAAGTAAAACCAAAGCCCAGAATACTGGTAACAGCTCCTAGTCCAAGTAATGTCCAATCCTTAATGATGCTTGCTAGGAGAGTGTTGGATGCACTAGGCTATAAGTACGAAGTTATTAAGAGAGAAGGCAACGTAATTGAGCTTAGAGGTGAAAAGTTTAGTATTGAATATTGGGAACCAATTAACATTCCTAGAATTAGAGGAGATATTGTAATAGTAGATGAGGCAGCTGGAATACATGTTCCAATGCTTCATAAAATATGGATGAGCCGCAATCGATTAGTTTTTTCAACTACTATACATGGATATGAAGGAGCAGGTAGAGGATTCTCTGTTAGGTTTCTCTCGAAAATAAGAAGCGATAAAAACACTCAGCTAGTCGAGTATGAAATGACAGAACCTATACGTTACTCTATCAACGATCCAATAGAGGAATGGCAGTTTAAGACTCTTTTACTAGATGCTGAACCCGCAGAATTAACAAGTGATGACATAAAGGATATTGAAGAGAAGAATCTCGTCTATGTAGAATATGATCCCAAATATTTGTTTAGTGAGAAAGGAGAAGAGGAGCTAAGACAGTTATTTGGAATATATGTATTAGCACATTATCGAAACGAACCCGATGATCTGGGTATGATTGCTGATGCTCCACACCATATCGTAAGAGCGGTAAAGACGCGTAGCGGGAAAATAGTGTGTGCTCTACAAATAGCTTATGAAGGCAGAATAGACAGGGATACAGCTAATGAATTATTAAAGGGAGGTAGAATACCAGGTAATATAATTCCCGATAGATTCTTAAAGCATCTTAGATACAAGGGATTCGCGGAACTGCTTGGATGGCGTGTTGTAAGGATAGCAACGCATCCACAAGTTCAGGGAAGAGGTATTGGTAGTTGGGCACTAAGTAAACTGTCTGAAGAAGCTATTAGTAAGGGATTAGACTGGGTAGCAGCAGGTTTTGGAGTAAACTATGAATTATTAAGATTTTGGCTTAAAAACGGGTTCTACCCATTACATATAAGCCCAGATAGAAATCCTGTTAGTGGAGAGTATACATTACTCGTAATAAAACCATTAAGTAAAAGAACATGGGAATACGTATCAAGGGCGAATAAGGAATTCAGACTTAAACTCTTAGATTCACTACCAATTGTTTATAGGGACATGGAAACAAGCGTTGCCATGCAACTGCTCAACTATGGTGATCCACTACTAAACGATATTCCAGACAATCTGTTTTCCCCTGTCCAAATAGATCGTTTATGGATCTACTGTATCGGTCCGATGACGTTTGAAGCAGCAGCTGATATCATGCATAGACTGGCTAAGCTACACTGGTTATTGCCAAAGGATAAAAGAGCTGAGTTATCAAGAATAAAAGAAGCTATACTAGTAGGAAAAGCTCTTCAGGGAAAAAGCTGGGACGAGCTGAAAAGCGAGCTTAGACTACACTTGAAAGAGCTTCACAAGTTTGCTCGGGATATAGCATGTAAATATTTTAGAGCTTTAACGCGAAAAGACCCTGAAATACATGAACCAGGTGTTGAGAGACTAGATTATGATTTAAACATTATTTTCTAA